The Candidatus Schneideria nysicola genome contains a region encoding:
- a CDS encoding translocation/assembly module TamB domain-containing protein yields the protein MIPLKKTHFILIISLLLVGTAIFLFHTKIGLNFLINGVIQFIPGLKINSFDGNWKKLELFQISYQIPGINIYVNQAHISLKFRYLFIGRIYINQLSLNDTLINIKRDNAIRLFYNLNKKNTIFSSLLFNKLLVKNLKIQKDNILISVNRGNTSLMKKANNQIVIGPTYITDLFIKIEKEIFYRKIDIVENTINKNIMKFSLNCINQYNISKILSFKPLVTQSILPTIISFINSISLILEDFQVKNLHIYNIKNNNIIFTKMNTRFFIKNQCINLVSFNLVSSHSLFRASGKILFNLNKNCHIDLHTHVNFFSLKKEEFDIDITGDLYKEICSVFRFYSPICAKLIFRINFIDSVYPITVHFFSDQLKNFNNNVSSFLLKNITFKLSKRKSNYFLILNTLLVFHTDSHSQTPPIRISICGNGNKNFFTFTKVKITSASNYQTQLKFLLNFNKKYIIWDGKFILNHFIYHNKWRLPFQLQEKYNLKYNDSSYTLENIVFDIKGNIKFFPKYYRWECLFLKESHLLRFTGKINHLWEFNAHFYRYNHNKLKFTGYIKGKITIYKEKNKYKKLFIDIDMKNLKFSNYYLKSIFIEWIIYYKKNHSTNIFHIVISQLQIKKFMFNNIVLKIISNINQKSIQLAMDRNIRIKIEGNFNNINYWFGVVNQQLTYINGWILNKNSYFYYRNNQFIMSSHSWKKLNAYIFIPNNIEITPLSSIGTIFIKDIDLSTYNKFLSKNVKIIGKFSGKIELFVDKGLLSLYLSILGNTIEIHQLTQNNIISLIKIDYFNLNGSINLDSFYFNYFSKIAEGYLTGVMNLNIKNKNILGSIKIKHIAFSNFDIFQFGKRVNGFIDANLNFNGVIPLLKIYGSLKFHNLYLDEDEENSFILINGSEIIFNFNGNTAKIHGTAYINQNKISLHGNLDWRYKVNSNIRLILKSEHIQLENSILKLDFLPSFTCNINPILLSINGEIHIPYARIELKNFSPNTIKLSYDEVLFFQEEKKEFLNKNSIIFCPILNNLSISLGENVQINALGLRTKLQGNLQIFRENNRIGLHGKIDIHSGYCHFYGRKLIIKTGLLLFSGPIDQPYIYIEAIRHPDSTIHNITAGVRITGLLDQLKINFFSNTAQSKEEAISYFIRGQGLNSSFLYDGTFTSLLIGMGIAQSEKILEKFGIIFGMNNLILQTQGVGKNSQLVLSGYLPLGLHIKYGIGIFDSLESLSIRYCLMPNFFLESNINRTIHLLYHIRF from the coding sequence ATGATTCCATTAAAAAAAACCCATTTTATTCTAATAATAAGTCTTTTATTAGTAGGAACGGCAATATTTTTATTCCATACAAAAATTGGATTAAATTTTTTAATAAATGGTGTCATTCAATTTATTCCTGGTTTAAAAATAAATTCATTTGATGGAAATTGGAAAAAATTAGAATTATTTCAAATAAGCTATCAAATACCAGGAATTAATATATATGTAAATCAAGCGCATATTTCATTAAAATTCAGATATTTATTTATAGGTCGTATTTATATAAATCAATTATCTTTAAATGATACCTTAATTAATATTAAGAGAGATAATGCAATAAGATTATTCTATAATTTGAATAAAAAAAATACTATTTTTAGTTCTTTATTATTTAATAAATTATTAGTAAAAAATTTAAAAATTCAAAAGGATAATATTTTAATCTCGGTGAATAGAGGTAATACTTCCTTAATGAAGAAGGCTAATAATCAGATCGTTATCGGTCCTACATATATTACGGATTTATTTATTAAAATAGAAAAAGAAATATTTTATAGAAAAATAGATATAGTAGAAAATACTATAAATAAAAATATAATGAAATTTTCTTTAAATTGTATAAATCAATATAATATTAGTAAGATTTTATCTTTTAAACCATTAGTCACACAATCTATTTTACCTACTATTATATCTTTTATAAATTCAATAAGCTTAATATTAGAAGATTTTCAAGTAAAAAATTTACATATTTATAATATTAAGAATAATAATATAATCTTTACTAAGATGAATACAAGATTCTTCATTAAGAATCAGTGTATAAATTTAGTCTCATTCAATCTGGTTTCTTCTCATTCTCTATTCCGAGCTTCAGGAAAAATCTTATTTAATTTAAATAAGAATTGTCATATTGATTTACATACTCATGTAAATTTTTTTTCTTTAAAAAAAGAAGAATTTGATATCGATATTACAGGAGATTTATATAAAGAAATATGTAGTGTTTTTAGATTTTACTCTCCAATATGTGCTAAATTGATATTTAGAATAAATTTTATAGATTCAGTTTATCCCATAACAGTACATTTTTTTAGTGATCAATTAAAAAATTTCAATAATAATGTTTCCTCATTTTTATTAAAAAATATAACGTTCAAATTAAGTAAAAGAAAATCTAATTATTTTTTGATATTAAACACATTATTAGTTTTTCATACAGATTCTCATTCTCAGACTCCACCCATTAGAATTTCTATTTGTGGAAATGGAAATAAAAATTTTTTTACTTTCACAAAAGTGAAAATTACTTCGGCTTCTAATTACCAAACTCAACTAAAATTTCTTCTTAATTTTAATAAAAAATATATTATTTGGGATGGTAAATTTATTTTAAATCACTTTATTTATCATAATAAATGGAGATTACCTTTTCAATTACAAGAAAAATATAATTTAAAATATAATGATAGTTCTTATACTTTAGAGAATATCGTTTTTGATATTAAAGGAAATATTAAATTTTTTCCTAAATATTATAGGTGGGAATGCTTATTCTTGAAGGAATCTCATCTTCTAAGATTTACAGGTAAAATTAATCATCTTTGGGAATTTAATGCTCATTTTTATAGATACAATCATAACAAACTGAAATTTACTGGATATATTAAAGGAAAAATAACAATTTATAAAGAGAAAAATAAATATAAAAAATTATTTATTGATATAGATATGAAAAATTTAAAATTTTCTAATTACTATTTAAAAAGCATATTTATTGAATGGATAATTTATTATAAAAAAAATCATTCTACCAATATTTTTCATATTGTTATTAGTCAATTACAAATTAAAAAATTTATGTTTAATAATATTGTATTGAAAATAATAAGCAATATAAATCAAAAAAGTATACAATTAGCTATGGATAGAAATATAAGAATTAAAATTGAGGGTAATTTTAATAATATTAATTACTGGTTTGGGGTAGTTAATCAACAGTTGACATATATAAATGGTTGGATACTAAATAAAAATAGTTATTTCTATTATAGAAATAATCAATTCATTATGAGTTCTCATTCTTGGAAAAAATTGAATGCCTATATTTTTATACCTAATAATATTGAAATTACACCTTTATCATCGATAGGTACAATATTTATTAAAGATATTGATTTATCTACATATAATAAATTTCTATCAAAAAATGTAAAAATAATTGGTAAATTTTCCGGAAAAATTGAATTATTTGTAGATAAAGGATTATTATCTCTATATTTATCTATATTGGGTAATACTATAGAAATTCATCAATTAACTCAAAATAATATAATTAGCTTAATTAAAATAGATTATTTTAATCTTAATGGTTCTATAAATCTAGATTCTTTTTACTTTAACTACTTTAGTAAAATAGCAGAAGGTTATTTAACTGGAGTAATGAATCTCAATATCAAAAATAAAAATATTTTAGGATCAATTAAAATTAAGCACATTGCTTTTTCTAATTTTGATATTTTTCAATTTGGAAAAAGAGTGAATGGTTTTATTGATGCTAATTTAAATTTTAATGGAGTAATCCCTCTACTAAAAATTTATGGATCATTGAAATTCCATAATTTATATTTGGATGAAGATGAAGAAAATTCATTCATTTTAATAAATGGAAGTGAAATTATTTTTAATTTTAATGGAAACACCGCTAAAATACATGGTACAGCATATATAAATCAAAACAAAATTTCTTTACATGGAAATCTTGATTGGAGATATAAAGTTAACTCCAATATACGATTAATATTAAAAAGTGAACATATTCAATTAGAAAATTCAATATTAAAATTAGATTTTTTACCATCTTTTACATGCAATATCAATCCTATATTATTATCTATAAATGGGGAAATACATATTCCATATGCACGTATTGAATTAAAAAATTTTTCTCCAAATACTATAAAATTATCTTATGATGAAGTTCTTTTCTTCCAGGAAGAAAAGAAAGAATTTTTAAATAAAAATAGCATTATATTTTGTCCTATTTTAAATAATTTATCTATATCCTTAGGAGAAAATGTACAAATTAATGCTCTAGGGTTACGTACAAAATTACAGGGTAATCTACAAATATTCCGTGAAAATAATAGAATAGGATTACATGGAAAAATAGATATTCATTCGGGTTATTGTCATTTTTATGGCAGAAAATTAATAATAAAAACAGGACTACTATTATTTTCAGGTCCAATAGATCAACCATATATATATATCGAAGCTATACGTCATCCAGATTCTACTATTCATAATATTACTGCTGGTGTACGTATTACAGGATTACTTGATCAACTCAAAATAAATTTTTTTTCTAATACAGCTCAATCTAAAGAGGAAGCAATTTCTTATTTTATAAGAGGACAGGGATTAAATTCTTCTTTTCTATATGATGGAACCTTCACATCATTATTAATTGGAATGGGAATTGCACAAAGTGAAAAAATATTAGAAAAATTTGGAATAATATTTGGTATGAATAATCTTATATTACAGACACAGGGAGTGGGTAAAAATTCTCAATTAGTTTTAAGTGGATATTTGCCACTAGGTTTACATATTAAATATGGTATAGGAATATTTGATTCTTTGGAATCTTTAAGTATAAGATATTGTTTAATGCCTAACTTTTTTTTAGAATCTAATATAAATCGAACTATACATTTATTATATCATATTCGTTTTTAG
- a CDS encoding DsbA family protein — protein sequence MKKITIIFLIIIIIFMCSESSSVKVTRGREYVQLHSNPIDKEFPTILVFFSFYCFHCYEMECKYHIFNILQKSLDKDKYYKIIKYHIDFMGPLGSQLTQAWSVAIHLGIDEQIGPLIFRAIQETPSHSIEYIHNILIKHTKMNREEYNSIWNSKKVDDLMYKQRKAVKDLQLRYIPTIFIYGKYMILTEHLDRSSIHTFNNELINIIQFLLKE from the coding sequence ATGAAAAAAATCACTATAATTTTTTTAATAATTATCATTATTTTTATGTGTAGTGAAAGTTCTTCAGTCAAAGTAACTAGAGGGAGAGAATATGTTCAATTACATAGCAATCCTATAGATAAAGAATTTCCTACCATATTAGTTTTCTTTTCCTTTTATTGTTTCCATTGTTACGAAATGGAATGTAAGTATCATATTTTTAATATTTTACAAAAATCACTAGATAAAGATAAATATTATAAAATTATAAAGTATCATATCGATTTTATGGGTCCTTTAGGTTCTCAATTAACACAAGCTTGGTCTGTCGCAATACATCTTGGAATAGATGAACAAATAGGTCCTCTAATATTTAGAGCAATTCAAGAAACACCATCACATTCTATAGAATATATTCATAATATCTTGATTAAACATACAAAAATGAATAGAGAAGAATATAATTCTATTTGGAATAGTAAAAAAGTAGATGATTTAATGTATAAACAAAGAAAGGCTGTAAAAGATTTACAATTAAGATATATACCAACTATATTTATTTATGGGAAATATATGATACTAACTGAACATTTAGATAGATCATCTATCCATACTTTTAATAACGAATTAATTAATATTATCCAATTTCTTTTAAAAGAATAA
- the ispF gene encoding 2-C-methyl-D-erythritol 2,4-cyclodiphosphate synthase: MRIGHGFDVHKFSNSNKDVLVIGGVVIPFTRGIIAHSDGDVVIHALIDALLGAIALGDIGKFFPDTNPSLKKINSRILLYNTWKKIQEKGYKIGNIDMTVIAQKPQLSHYIQEMRLNISRDLSTHIDKISIKACTTEKLGFLGREEGIACEALVFLVTN, translated from the coding sequence ATGCGTATAGGACATGGATTCGATGTACATAAATTTAGTAATAGTAATAAGGATGTCCTAGTAATAGGAGGTGTTGTCATTCCATTTACAAGAGGGATTATTGCTCATTCCGATGGAGATGTTGTTATACATGCTTTGATAGATGCGTTATTGGGTGCAATAGCACTTGGCGATATAGGAAAATTTTTCCCAGATACTAATCCAAGTTTAAAAAAAATAAACAGTCGTATATTACTATATAATACATGGAAGAAAATTCAAGAAAAAGGATATAAAATTGGTAATATCGATATGACAGTCATTGCACAAAAACCCCAACTCTCCCACTATATTCAGGAGATGCGTTTAAATATTTCGAGAGATCTTTCTACTCATATAGATAAAATTAGTATTAAAGCCTGTACAACAGAAAAACTAGGATTTTTAGGTAGAGAGGAGGGAATTGCCTGCGAAGCATTAGTATTTTTAGTTACTAATTAA
- the ispD gene encoding 2-C-methyl-D-erythritol 4-phosphate cytidylyltransferase has product MYQSYPKIIAILPAAGRGHRMQSSIPKQYLTIGNKTILEHAIFPLLSHKLFCQIVVVLNITDKWFYKLPIAMHSKVSTVVIGGYSRSISVMAALSNIKNKTTNWILTHDAVRPCLKYYDLCRLMKITKYSKVGGILATRINDTVKRASLREKNISYTIKRDRLWRALTPQLFNFDLLKYCLGKALREGATITDEASAMEYCGYQPLLIPCSNSNIKVTYKEDLELATFYLSKIYNEKR; this is encoded by the coding sequence ATGTATCAATCATATCCCAAAATCATTGCAATTCTACCTGCGGCAGGAAGAGGACATCGTATGCAAAGTTCTATTCCTAAACAATATTTAACTATTGGGAACAAAACAATATTAGAACATGCTATCTTCCCTTTACTATCTCATAAATTATTTTGTCAAATAGTAGTAGTACTCAATATTACAGATAAATGGTTTTATAAACTACCAATAGCTATGCATTCAAAAGTTAGTACAGTAGTAATTGGTGGATATTCTCGATCTATTTCGGTTATGGCAGCTCTATCTAATATAAAGAATAAAACAACGAATTGGATCTTAACACACGATGCTGTTAGACCTTGTTTAAAATACTATGATCTATGCCGTCTTATGAAAATTACTAAATATTCTAAAGTAGGAGGTATTTTAGCCACGCGAATTAACGATACAGTTAAGCGTGCTTCTTTGAGAGAAAAAAATATTAGTTATACTATTAAACGTGATAGATTATGGCGTGCATTAACACCTCAATTATTTAATTTTGATTTACTAAAATACTGTCTAGGAAAAGCTTTACGAGAAGGAGCAACAATTACGGATGAAGCTTCAGCCATGGAGTATTGTGGATATCAACCACTCTTAATTCCTTGTAGTAACAGTAACATTAAAGTAACTTATAAAGAAGATCTTGAATTAGCTACTTTTTATCTTTCTAAAATTTACAATGAAAAAAGATAG
- a CDS encoding peroxiredoxin C: MILTARKAPDFTASAVLGNGEIIHNFNLESYIKNKFAVIFFWPMDFTFVCPSELIAFDKRYQEFQKRNVEIIGISCDSEFVHSAWRNIPPEKGGIGLIQYPMIADIKHEIIKAYGIEHPDIGVALRGSFLIDKKGFVRHQVINDLPLGRNVDETLRMVDALQFHELHGEVCPAQWEKGKEGIHPSIKGISNFLSKNLKEL, encoded by the coding sequence ATGATACTTACTGCACGTAAAGCGCCTGATTTTACGGCTTCTGCTGTTTTAGGAAATGGAGAGATTATTCATAATTTTAATTTAGAAAGTTACATAAAAAATAAATTTGCTGTTATATTTTTTTGGCCTATGGACTTTACATTTGTATGTCCGTCTGAATTAATAGCATTTGATAAACGTTATCAAGAATTTCAAAAGAGAAATGTTGAAATTATAGGTATTTCTTGTGATTCTGAATTTGTTCATAGCGCATGGAGAAATATACCTCCAGAAAAAGGAGGAATTGGTTTGATTCAATATCCTATGATAGCTGATATTAAACATGAAATTATAAAAGCATACGGTATTGAACATCCAGATATTGGTGTTGCGTTACGTGGCTCCTTTTTAATTGATAAAAAAGGGTTTGTCAGACATCAAGTTATAAATGATTTACCTTTAGGACGTAATGTAGATGAAACCTTAAGAATGGTTGATGCTTTACAATTTCATGAACTTCATGGTGAAGTCTGTCCTGCTCAATGGGAAAAAGGAAAAGAAGGAATTCATCCTTCAATTAAAGGTATATCTAATTTTTTATCTAAAAATTTAAAAGAATTATAA
- the ribA gene encoding GTP cyclohydrolase II, giving the protein MQLKRVAEANLPTPWGDFLIVGFIEKNTGHNHIALIYGNIFNSSSVLARVHSECLTGDALFSLRCDCGFQLESALSYIAQEKNGVLLYHRQEGRNIGLINKIRAYKLQDKGADTVEANHKLGFAADERDFTVCADMFKLLGVQKVRLLTNNPNKVDILTQAGINIIERVPLIVGRNPKNAHYLDTKEKKMGHLLKFY; this is encoded by the coding sequence ATGCAGCTTAAACGTGTAGCCGAAGCTAATTTACCTACTCCATGGGGAGATTTTTTAATAGTTGGATTCATTGAGAAAAATACTGGTCATAACCATATAGCATTAATTTATGGGAATATTTTTAATTCTTCTTCAGTTTTAGCCCGAGTACATTCAGAATGTTTAACTGGGGATGCATTATTTAGTTTACGTTGCGATTGTGGTTTTCAGTTAGAGTCTGCTTTATCGTATATTGCTCAAGAAAAAAATGGAGTTCTTCTTTATCATCGTCAAGAAGGAAGAAATATAGGTCTTATAAATAAAATTAGAGCTTATAAATTACAAGATAAAGGAGCAGATACGGTTGAAGCTAATCATAAATTAGGATTTGCTGCCGATGAAAGAGATTTTACGGTATGTGCTGATATGTTTAAGCTATTAGGTGTTCAAAAAGTACGATTACTTACTAATAATCCTAATAAAGTAGATATTCTTACTCAAGCAGGTATCAATATTATTGAACGTGTTCCACTAATTGTAGGGAGGAATCCTAAAAATGCTCATTATTTAGATACAAAGGAAAAAAAAATGGGACATCTTTTAAAATTTTATTAA
- the ftsB gene encoding cell division protein FtsB gives MNITSLLLLIILIFLQYSLWLNKNGIYDYYSIKNSILERKNNNKKIKIRNNNLYREINILKKGEEAIEERARYDLGMIKSNEIFYRLVLEKSRE, from the coding sequence ATGAATATAACTTCATTATTATTACTAATAATTTTAATTTTCTTACAATATTCACTTTGGTTGAATAAAAATGGTATTTATGATTACTATTCTATCAAGAATAGTATTCTAGAGAGAAAAAACAATAATAAAAAAATTAAAATAAGAAATAATAATCTATATAGAGAAATTAATATCTTAAAAAAAGGAGAGGAAGCTATTGAAGAACGTGCACGTTATGATCTTGGTATGATTAAATCTAATGAAATATTTTATCGTTTAGTTCTAGAAAAATCTAGAGAATAA
- a CDS encoding autotransporter assembly complex protein TamA — translation MCIALICKAEIQIKITGIDNKELKNSIFFQLSNNLNLTNITINNFYKKRIENLVKECLHFFGYYTPTIFTFFNKEENIITLHITIGKPTIIVGIQVVIYGEAKNDIDFQNIIKKTQSNHLGKKINHREYENFKNDLLNLAIQKGYLDSVFKKHQLSVFPNYSQAYWDIIFDSGKRYCFNKLNFSGSQIREDYLKNIYKIQEGDPYNVKILADLNHRLISTDWFSSVRIEPNMTKDKEEKILTLNTILIPNTTNNIETGVGYTTGTGPEIKLIWNKPWINSRGYRFDSDFSIAEDNQKANLALKIPLFESPLEKFYLIKSRFNRQNINNVPSYLINLDISRYWNIVDRDSWKKAINLRCSFHYQPNIKKTTILIYPGIYISRIRQKGDIIPIWGDSQRYLVDVSYSIWSSDVNFFVFQAQNTWIRTIAKKNRFIIRTNFGWIGSDNFKYVPFSLRFFAGGEYSIRGYKYNVIYPKDSEGKCTGASRLAIGSIEYQYNFFDKCWFTIFIDGGEATNKFRNINYKIGIGSGLRWITPIGPIKLDCANKFTKLRIKKGLQFHFGLGSEL, via the coding sequence ATGTGTATTGCTTTAATTTGTAAAGCAGAAATTCAAATAAAGATAACAGGAATAGATAATAAAGAACTGAAAAACAGTATTTTTTTTCAATTATCTAATAATCTTAACTTAACTAATATAACTATAAATAATTTTTATAAAAAGAGAATAGAGAATCTAGTAAAAGAATGTTTGCATTTTTTTGGATATTATACTCCAACTATTTTTACATTCTTTAATAAAGAAGAAAATATCATAACATTACATATTACAATAGGAAAACCGACAATTATAGTAGGAATTCAAGTGGTTATCTATGGTGAAGCTAAAAATGATATTGATTTCCAAAATATAATAAAAAAAACTCAATCCAATCATTTAGGAAAAAAAATTAATCATAGAGAATACGAAAATTTTAAAAATGATTTATTAAATTTAGCAATACAAAAAGGTTACCTTGATTCTGTATTTAAAAAACATCAGCTTAGTGTTTTTCCAAATTATTCTCAAGCATATTGGGATATTATATTTGATAGTGGTAAACGTTATTGTTTTAACAAACTGAATTTTTCAGGATCACAAATACGAGAAGACTATTTAAAAAATATTTATAAAATACAAGAAGGTGATCCTTATAATGTTAAAATATTAGCAGATTTGAATCATCGTTTAATAAGTACTGATTGGTTTAGTTCAGTTAGAATTGAACCTAATATGACTAAAGATAAAGAAGAAAAAATACTTACATTAAATACTATTTTAATACCTAATACTACTAATAATATTGAAACAGGTGTTGGATATACTACTGGGACTGGACCAGAGATAAAACTTATTTGGAATAAACCGTGGATTAACTCAAGAGGATATAGATTTGATAGTGATTTTAGTATAGCAGAAGATAATCAAAAAGCTAATTTAGCATTGAAAATACCATTATTTGAATCTCCACTTGAAAAATTTTACTTAATCAAATCAAGATTTAATCGTCAAAATATAAATAATGTTCCGTCTTATTTGATTAATTTAGATATTTCACGATATTGGAATATCGTAGATAGAGATAGTTGGAAAAAAGCAATAAATTTACGCTGTAGTTTTCATTATCAACCTAATATAAAAAAAACTACTATATTAATTTATCCTGGAATTTATATTAGTCGTATTAGACAAAAAGGAGATATTATCCCTATTTGGGGCGATAGTCAACGTTATTTAGTTGATGTATCCTATAGTATTTGGAGTTCAGATGTAAACTTTTTCGTTTTTCAAGCTCAAAATACATGGATACGTACGATAGCTAAAAAAAATCGTTTCATAATACGTACTAATTTTGGTTGGATTGGCAGTGATAATTTTAAATATGTTCCATTTTCTTTACGTTTTTTTGCTGGAGGAGAATATAGTATACGAGGTTATAAATATAATGTTATCTATCCAAAAGATAGCGAAGGAAAATGTACTGGAGCATCTAGATTAGCTATTGGTTCAATAGAATATCAATATAATTTTTTTGATAAATGTTGGTTTACAATATTTATAGATGGAGGAGAAGCAACAAATAAATTTCGTAATATTAATTATAAAATAGGTATAGGTAGTGGCCTAAGATGGATCACTCCAATCGGTCCGATTAAATTGGATTGTGCCAATAAATTTACAAAATTAAGAATAAAAAAAGGATTACAATTTCACTTTGGATTAGGATCGGAATTATGA
- the eno gene encoding phosphopyruvate hydratase, producing MSKIIKVIGREIIDSRGNPTVEAEVHLQGNFIGVASVPSGASVGTYEAIELRDKDQSRFLGKGVTQAVNIINIELFNIIVGQYAEDQVAIDNLMINADGTSNKSKFGANSILAVSIAVAKAAASYRRLPFYKYISELNGTPGKFSMPLPMINIINGGKHADNNLDIQEFMIQPIGAKSFKEAVRMGVEVFQNLGLILKQNNMNTTVGDEGGYAPNLESNILAFDLIKEAVEKSNYIWGKDITLAIDCAASELFDKSSKSYILKNEKKSFNFEEFTNYLFRLSKKYPILSIEDGMDESDWSGFFYQTKNLGEKIQIVGDDLFVTNVNLLKKGIQNGIANAILIKLNQIGSLTETLETIRIAKKSGYKTIISHRSGETEDVTIADLAVGTDARQIKTGSVTRSERVAKYNQLLRIEETLGSVPFNLDIKI from the coding sequence ATGTCAAAAATTATAAAAGTAATAGGTCGTGAAATTATAGATTCTCGAGGAAATCCTACTGTCGAAGCAGAAGTTCATTTACAAGGAAATTTTATAGGAGTTGCTTCTGTCCCTTCTGGAGCTTCTGTTGGGACTTATGAAGCTATAGAATTACGTGATAAGGATCAATCTCGTTTTTTAGGAAAAGGTGTGACTCAAGCAGTAAATATCATTAATATAGAATTATTTAATATAATAGTGGGTCAGTATGCTGAAGATCAAGTAGCTATTGATAATTTAATGATTAATGCAGATGGAACGTCAAATAAATCAAAATTTGGTGCAAATTCTATTTTAGCTGTATCAATAGCGGTAGCAAAAGCGGCAGCATCTTATAGACGTTTACCTTTTTATAAGTATATATCAGAATTAAATGGTACACCTGGTAAATTTTCTATGCCTTTACCAATGATTAATATTATTAATGGTGGGAAACATGCAGATAATAACCTTGATATTCAAGAATTTATGATTCAACCTATTGGCGCAAAAAGTTTTAAAGAAGCAGTACGTATGGGTGTGGAAGTTTTTCAAAATTTAGGTCTTATACTGAAACAGAATAATATGAATACTACAGTAGGTGATGAAGGTGGATATGCCCCTAATTTAGAATCAAATATTTTAGCATTCGATTTAATTAAAGAAGCAGTAGAAAAATCTAATTATATTTGGGGTAAAGACATTACACTAGCTATTGATTGTGCCGCTTCGGAATTGTTTGATAAATCCTCTAAAAGCTATATCTTAAAAAATGAGAAAAAATCTTTTAATTTTGAAGAATTCACTAATTATCTTTTTAGATTATCTAAAAAATATCCAATTCTTTCTATTGAAGATGGGATGGATGAATCTGATTGGTCTGGTTTCTTCTATCAAACTAAAAATCTTGGAGAGAAAATTCAAATTGTTGGTGATGATTTATTTGTTACAAATGTAAATTTACTTAAGAAGGGCATTCAGAATGGTATTGCTAATGCTATATTAATTAAATTGAATCAAATTGGTTCTCTTACCGAAACTCTAGAAACTATTCGTATTGCTAAAAAATCAGGATATAAAACTATTATCTCCCATCGTTCAGGTGAAACTGAAGATGTAACAATTGCAGATTTAGCTGTAGGAACAGATGCACGTCAAATAAAAACAGGGTCTGTAACTCGATCAGAAAGAGTAGCAAAATATAATCAACTTTTACGGATTGAAGAAACATTAGGATCGGTTCCTTTTAATTTAGATATTAAAATTTAA